The Thermanaerovibrio acidaminovorans DSM 6589 genome contains a region encoding:
- a CDS encoding FeoA family protein has translation MIGVEMKLLSDVPLGGVCRVSGFAQSGPVKTRVLQMGLVPGTVVEVMRPAPMGDPMSVRFRGMEVSLRRQEASAVRVEMVSPCGGCAGCCGGCTI, from the coding sequence GTGATCGGAGTGGAAATGAAGCTTCTCTCGGATGTGCCCCTGGGGGGCGTGTGCAGGGTGTCGGGGTTCGCCCAGTCGGGGCCCGTGAAGACCCGGGTGCTCCAGATGGGTCTGGTGCCCGGCACGGTGGTGGAGGTGATGCGCCCAGCTCCCATGGGGGATCCCATGTCGGTCCGGTTCCGGGGCATGGAGGTGAGCCTGAGGCGTCAGGAGGCCTCGGCGGTCCGGGTGGAGATGGTGTCCCCCTGCGGGGGTTGCGCCGGCTGCTGCGGGGGGTGCACCATATGA
- a CDS encoding substrate-binding periplasmic protein, with protein sequence MVKVRYALLIMAVMWLTSGGSAFAGRVLTVAGDPWGPYLDPGHHRLGLSAELVREALGTQGYRVEFKIIDWLKAQEMASRGEVILMNAWYTPDRASAFFVSDPYLRSRVVFLARRGSGFKYRGIESLKGLRVGRMRGYAYDPEFIKVYIPYDGVSFIDLARKVASRRIDLVPEDQLVALWELKKKEPLLLDKLQVVEGPLKETTVHLMASRVMPDGEETIRAFNRGLKELKRSGQYRAILAAYGASSVEVR encoded by the coding sequence ATGGTTAAGGTTCGATACGCGTTGTTGATCATGGCGGTTATGTGGCTGACCTCTGGCGGGTCTGCTTTCGCTGGCCGTGTTTTGACCGTGGCGGGGGATCCATGGGGACCCTACCTGGATCCGGGCCATCACAGGCTTGGCCTGTCGGCGGAGCTGGTGAGGGAGGCCCTCGGGACCCAGGGGTACCGGGTTGAGTTCAAGATTATCGATTGGCTGAAGGCCCAGGAGATGGCCTCCCGTGGGGAGGTTATCCTCATGAACGCCTGGTACACCCCCGATAGGGCCTCTGCCTTCTTCGTGAGCGACCCGTACCTGAGGAGCCGGGTGGTGTTCCTGGCCAGGCGGGGGAGCGGCTTCAAATACCGTGGGATAGAGAGCCTGAAGGGTCTCCGGGTTGGGAGGATGAGGGGTTACGCCTACGACCCGGAGTTCATTAAGGTCTACATCCCCTACGATGGGGTTAGTTTCATCGACCTGGCCAGGAAGGTGGCGTCCCGGAGGATAGACCTGGTGCCCGAGGATCAGCTGGTGGCCCTTTGGGAGCTTAAGAAGAAGGAGCCCCTGCTGTTGGACAAGCTGCAGGTGGTGGAGGGGCCCCTCAAGGAGACCACGGTGCACCTCATGGCCTCCCGGGTCATGCCGGACGGGGAGGAGACAATAAGGGCCTTCAATCGGGGGCTCAAGGAGCTGAAGCGAAGCGGCCAGTACCGGGCGATACTGGCCGCCTATGGGGCGTCCTCGGTGGAGGTTCGTTGA
- a CDS encoding DtxR family transcriptional regulator gives MSSRRSEDYLEEMLLQEIQGGTPSVTGLARALEVTKGTVVSVLKKLSSEGLLSHERYGTPALTEAGRARALSIYRRHYNLVFFLELLGVDQDRAGRIACEMEHLLDDDLEGRIFALSEFISQGIKASEGWARELQERLSNPGTLPHPLCLAGSRTCRVVRITAEGPLRKRLMEMGFIPGASVELAGESWDRDPLKVRLQGRVVALRRDEASRVWVTEA, from the coding sequence ATGTCGTCCAGGCGCTCGGAGGACTACCTGGAGGAGATGCTGCTCCAGGAGATCCAGGGGGGCACCCCCTCGGTCACCGGCCTAGCCAGGGCCCTGGAGGTGACCAAGGGCACGGTGGTGTCGGTGCTTAAGAAGCTGTCCTCCGAGGGGCTCCTGTCCCATGAGAGGTACGGCACCCCCGCCCTGACCGAGGCGGGCAGGGCCAGGGCGCTCTCCATCTACCGGAGGCACTACAACCTCGTCTTCTTCTTGGAGCTGCTGGGGGTGGATCAGGACAGGGCCGGCCGGATCGCCTGCGAGATGGAGCACCTGCTGGACGATGACTTGGAGGGGCGGATCTTCGCCCTGTCGGAGTTCATCTCCCAGGGGATCAAGGCCTCCGAGGGGTGGGCACGGGAGCTTCAGGAGAGGCTCTCGAACCCAGGGACCCTGCCCCATCCCCTGTGTCTCGCCGGCTCCCGGACGTGCAGGGTGGTCCGCATCACCGCCGAGGGGCCATTGAGGAAGCGCCTGATGGAGATGGGGTTCATCCCCGGGGCATCGGTGGAGCTGGCGGGAGAGTCCTGGGATCGGGACCCGCTCAAGGTGAGGCTCCAGGGACGGGTGGTGGCGTTGAGGCGGGACGAGGCGTCCCGGGTCTGGGTGACCGAGGCTTAG
- a CDS encoding Lrp/AsnC family transcriptional regulator: MDQLDLKLLQDLTEDGRISYAELGRKYGLTRVSIKERIDRLRQEGVIEAFTVTINPEATGKHVSAFFEIDVEPFHLDSVAHALAEKDEVENLYLMTGSSTLHMHALLRDMEDLERFVLDHVYSLKGITRVQTHLILKRYKSRSGGLRL, encoded by the coding sequence ATGGACCAACTGGACTTGAAGCTCCTTCAGGACCTCACCGAGGACGGCAGGATCAGCTACGCGGAGCTGGGGCGCAAGTACGGCCTCACCCGGGTTAGCATCAAGGAACGGATCGACCGGCTCCGACAGGAGGGGGTAATAGAGGCCTTCACGGTCACCATAAACCCCGAGGCAACCGGCAAGCACGTGTCCGCCTTCTTCGAGATCGACGTGGAGCCCTTCCACCTGGACTCGGTGGCCCACGCCCTGGCGGAGAAGGACGAGGTGGAGAACCTCTATCTCATGACCGGCTCCAGCACCCTGCACATGCACGCCCTCCTCCGGGACATGGAGGACCTGGAGCGGTTCGTGCTGGACCACGTCTACTCCCTCAAGGGGATAACCCGGGTCCAGACCCACCTGATCCTAAAGCGATACAAGAGCCGCAGCGGGGGCCTCAGGCTCTAG
- a CDS encoding FAD-dependent oxidoreductase yields the protein MAGSDSKRVVVVGGVACGAKAASRLRRLKPHWDVTIIERSDTLSYAACGMPFFLEGAVPDFKELLSTPAGVIRDANFFRNVKGIQVLTNHLALEVDRAAKVVRAVDSSTGERKEIPYDKLVLATGASPVVPDLPGVDLAGVSPLWTPRNALEIRCALDSGNVSRAVVVGAGLVGLEAAEAMAKRGIKVTVVELLDRPLAALLDGEFGAALAKAIRSYGVEFVPCCRVMGFEGEGGSLRRVITDKGDFDAQLALVSVGVRPNSQLAADSGLEIGPTGGIKVDSHMMTSDPDVYAGGDCVETFNTVTGRPVRQPMGSTANRHGRVIADNLVGMGTCFNGVIGTAVMRFFNHTVGRTGLSEQAAREAGFDPVGVTVTDPDRPHFMAGSAPVVLRILADRNSRRVLGAQLIGTGQVDKRLDTLACAVYGGMTVDMLADMDHAYAPPFSSALDVLTHGANHLRNRLDGLVETVRPSEVAALVEQGAVLLDVRGPGEVEAQGQLPFDGILAIPLGQLDKRIQELPRGRKVIAYCKVSVRGWDAVSILRKHGFQDVAVLEGGVVGWPFNLRK from the coding sequence GTGGCCGGTTCGGATTCCAAGCGGGTTGTGGTGGTAGGCGGGGTGGCCTGTGGTGCCAAGGCGGCGTCCAGGCTTAGGCGGCTCAAGCCCCATTGGGATGTCACCATCATTGAGCGATCCGACACGCTGAGCTACGCCGCGTGCGGCATGCCCTTCTTCCTGGAGGGGGCGGTGCCGGACTTCAAGGAACTGCTCTCCACCCCGGCGGGGGTAATAAGGGACGCCAACTTCTTCAGGAACGTCAAGGGGATCCAGGTGCTGACCAACCACCTGGCCTTGGAGGTGGATCGAGCCGCCAAGGTGGTCCGGGCGGTGGACTCATCCACCGGGGAGAGGAAGGAGATCCCCTACGACAAGCTGGTTCTGGCCACCGGAGCATCTCCTGTGGTGCCGGATCTGCCCGGGGTGGACTTGGCGGGGGTCAGCCCCCTGTGGACCCCCCGTAACGCGCTGGAGATCCGCTGTGCCCTGGACTCTGGGAATGTCAGTCGGGCGGTGGTGGTGGGGGCCGGACTGGTTGGGCTTGAGGCGGCGGAGGCCATGGCCAAGCGGGGCATCAAGGTGACGGTGGTTGAGCTCCTGGACCGGCCGTTGGCGGCCTTGTTGGACGGGGAGTTCGGTGCCGCCCTGGCCAAGGCGATCCGGTCCTACGGGGTGGAGTTCGTTCCCTGCTGCCGAGTTATGGGCTTCGAGGGGGAGGGAGGTTCCCTCCGGAGGGTCATCACCGACAAGGGGGACTTCGATGCCCAGCTGGCGCTGGTTAGCGTTGGGGTGCGTCCCAACTCCCAGCTGGCGGCGGACTCGGGCCTCGAGATTGGTCCCACCGGGGGCATCAAGGTCGATTCCCACATGATGACCAGCGATCCGGATGTGTACGCCGGCGGCGACTGCGTGGAGACCTTCAATACGGTTACGGGACGGCCGGTCAGGCAACCCATGGGCTCCACCGCCAACCGGCATGGTCGGGTGATAGCGGACAACCTGGTGGGGATGGGGACCTGCTTCAACGGTGTAATCGGCACGGCGGTAATGCGCTTCTTCAACCACACGGTGGGCCGCACGGGCCTTTCGGAGCAGGCCGCCCGGGAGGCGGGGTTTGACCCGGTTGGCGTCACCGTCACGGACCCAGACAGGCCCCACTTCATGGCTGGATCCGCCCCGGTGGTGCTAAGGATTCTTGCAGACCGGAACAGCCGCCGGGTCCTGGGGGCCCAGCTTATCGGAACCGGCCAGGTTGATAAGAGGCTTGACACCTTGGCCTGTGCGGTTTACGGGGGCATGACCGTGGACATGCTGGCGGACATGGACCACGCCTACGCTCCCCCCTTCTCCTCCGCCCTGGATGTGCTGACCCATGGGGCCAATCACCTTCGCAACAGGCTGGACGGGCTGGTGGAGACCGTGCGCCCCTCGGAGGTGGCGGCACTGGTGGAGCAGGGGGCGGTGCTCCTGGACGTGAGGGGCCCCGGCGAAGTGGAGGCCCAGGGTCAGCTGCCCTTCGACGGGATCCTCGCCATCCCCTTGGGGCAGCTGGACAAGCGGATCCAGGAGTTGCCTCGGGGCCGCAAGGTGATCGCCTACTGTAAGGTGTCAGTAAGGGGCTGGGACGCGGTATCCATACTGAGGAAGCACGGCTTCCAGGACGTGGCGGTCCTGGAGGGCGGCGTGGTGGGCTGGCCATTCAATCTGCGCAAATAG
- the trpB gene encoding tryptophan synthase subunit beta — translation MRNHAETETRRGYFGEYGGAFVDGSIGSRLKELDQAFLDALEDPSFQQELTDLLRRYVGRPSALTFCANLSSRLGRGARLYLKREDLNHTGAHKINNALGQGLLARRMGKKEIIAETGAGMHGTACATVAALLGLECTVFMGSQDVQRQAANVARMKALGARVVSVSQGDGTLKEAVDAALHEYASNPQAFYLLGSVVGPHPYPTMVRHFQSVIGHEAREQFLKEEGRLPHYAVACVGGGSNAMGLFSAFTDDLDVKLIAVEPAGKGLDSGLHAASLMRGEPAIIHGFKTYVITDPNGNPGRVHSISSGLDYPGVGPELAHLKDMGRISCEGVTDQEALDGFLALSRHEGIIPALESAHAVAFAMKLLPTLSDGTTVLVNLSGRGDKDLNTVMRELEL, via the coding sequence ATGAGGAACCATGCGGAGACCGAGACCAGGCGAGGCTACTTCGGGGAGTACGGGGGGGCATTCGTGGACGGATCCATCGGATCCAGGCTGAAGGAGCTCGATCAGGCCTTTCTAGATGCCCTGGAAGATCCGTCGTTCCAGCAGGAGCTCACAGACCTGCTCCGGCGCTACGTTGGGAGGCCCTCGGCCCTTACGTTCTGCGCCAACCTGTCCAGCCGCCTGGGCAGGGGGGCCAGGCTGTACCTCAAGCGGGAGGACCTGAACCACACCGGAGCCCACAAGATAAACAATGCCCTGGGACAGGGTTTGCTCGCCCGTCGGATGGGGAAGAAGGAGATCATCGCCGAGACCGGGGCAGGTATGCACGGCACCGCCTGCGCCACCGTGGCAGCCCTCCTGGGGCTTGAGTGCACCGTCTTCATGGGCTCCCAGGACGTCCAGCGCCAGGCCGCAAACGTGGCCAGGATGAAGGCCCTGGGGGCCCGGGTGGTGAGCGTCTCCCAGGGGGACGGGACCCTCAAGGAGGCGGTGGACGCGGCCCTCCATGAGTACGCTTCCAACCCCCAGGCCTTCTACCTCCTGGGGTCCGTGGTGGGCCCCCATCCCTACCCCACCATGGTGCGCCACTTCCAGTCCGTGATAGGCCACGAGGCCCGGGAGCAGTTCCTGAAGGAGGAGGGGCGGCTCCCCCACTACGCGGTGGCCTGCGTGGGAGGGGGCAGCAACGCCATGGGGCTATTCAGCGCCTTCACGGACGACCTGGACGTTAAGCTCATCGCGGTGGAACCCGCCGGCAAAGGGCTCGATTCAGGGCTCCACGCCGCCTCCCTCATGAGGGGGGAACCGGCGATCATCCACGGCTTCAAGACCTACGTGATCACCGACCCAAACGGGAACCCAGGCCGGGTTCACAGCATATCCTCGGGCCTGGACTACCCGGGGGTTGGACCCGAGCTGGCGCACCTCAAGGACATGGGCCGCATATCCTGTGAAGGGGTCACCGACCAGGAGGCCCTAGATGGCTTCTTGGCCCTCTCAAGGCACGAAGGCATAATACCCGCCCTAGAAAGCGCCCATGCGGTGGCCTTCGCCATGAAACTGCTACCCACCCTCAGCGATGGCACCACCGTGCTGGTGAACCTCTCCGGCCGGGGGGACAAGGACCTCAACACGGTCATGAGGGAGCTGGAACTATAG
- the pepF gene encoding oligoendopeptidase F produces MNVKPLLLAAALMASAGPASGGDLPSRDQVPQELRWRLEDIYPTDASWEEEFRAVQEQLPRLEAFRGKLSSPKELAACLKLRDQLSIAVGKLYAYAVMRSHEDTANPTYQALSDRASSLATLLGAKTSFIEPELVQLPRELLRSFLDEPSLKDHRFFLSEVIRKSPHVLSREAEELVASMGEVLEVPERSFEMLTNADMTFAPIRDEKGKRVEMSEERYYRFLRSKDRRVRREAYESLYDAYSAHENTLGATFGGMLKASSFLAKTRKYPSVLAMELFDDAIPEEVYRQLVDTVESNLKPLHRYIDLRAKALKLDQLAPYDLHVPLAEEIHRDIPWDRAKEMVLEALSPLGEDYVRKAREGLASGWVDVVENRGKRGGAYSWGSYGTHPYILMNYNGTISDVFTLAHELGHSMHTLYSHSTQPYPTSDYSIFVAEVASTVNEMLLLEHLIRNAKDPKEKLYLINYQLDQIRSTLYRQTMFASFEREVHRRHQEGEPTSPRELRDLWGKLNRRYHGPNFQVDQRITMEWARIPHFYSPFYVFQYATGISAAISLSEAILKDPSARDRYLNMLSRGGSAHPIELLKDAGVDMTSPRPVLDAIGLFDRRLGEMETLLDQAGR; encoded by the coding sequence TTGAACGTAAAACCGCTTCTCTTGGCGGCGGCCCTGATGGCCTCCGCGGGACCCGCCTCCGGCGGGGACCTGCCCAGTCGGGACCAGGTCCCCCAGGAGCTCCGTTGGCGTCTGGAGGACATCTACCCCACGGACGCCAGCTGGGAGGAGGAGTTCCGGGCGGTTCAGGAGCAGCTGCCCCGGCTGGAGGCCTTCCGGGGCAAGCTATCGTCCCCGAAGGAGCTGGCCGCTTGCCTCAAGCTGAGGGACCAGCTCTCCATAGCGGTGGGAAAGCTCTACGCCTACGCGGTGATGAGGAGCCACGAGGACACCGCCAACCCCACCTACCAGGCCCTGTCGGACCGGGCCTCCTCCCTGGCCACTTTGCTCGGCGCCAAGACCAGCTTCATCGAGCCCGAGCTGGTCCAGTTGCCCCGGGAACTGCTGAGGTCCTTCCTGGACGAGCCCTCCCTTAAGGACCACCGGTTCTTCCTGTCGGAGGTGATCCGGAAGTCCCCCCACGTGCTCTCCCGGGAGGCGGAGGAGCTGGTGGCCTCCATGGGGGAGGTGCTGGAGGTCCCGGAGAGGTCCTTCGAGATGCTAACCAACGCGGACATGACCTTCGCCCCCATAAGGGACGAGAAGGGCAAGCGGGTGGAGATGTCCGAGGAGCGGTACTACCGGTTCCTCCGGAGCAAGGACCGGCGGGTCAGAAGGGAGGCCTATGAGAGCCTCTACGACGCCTACTCGGCCCACGAGAACACCCTTGGGGCCACCTTCGGAGGCATGCTCAAGGCAAGCTCGTTCCTGGCCAAGACCAGGAAATACCCGTCGGTGCTCGCCATGGAGCTCTTCGACGACGCGATCCCCGAGGAGGTGTACCGACAGCTGGTGGACACCGTGGAGTCCAACCTTAAGCCCCTGCACCGCTACATAGACCTCCGGGCCAAGGCCCTAAAGCTGGACCAGCTGGCCCCCTACGACCTGCACGTGCCCCTGGCGGAGGAGATCCACCGGGACATCCCCTGGGATAGGGCAAAGGAGATGGTGCTGGAGGCCCTCTCACCCCTGGGGGAGGACTACGTCCGCAAGGCCCGGGAGGGGCTCGCCAGCGGATGGGTGGACGTGGTGGAGAACCGGGGCAAGAGGGGGGGCGCCTACTCCTGGGGATCCTACGGGACCCACCCCTACATCCTGATGAACTACAACGGCACCATCTCCGACGTGTTCACCCTGGCCCACGAGCTGGGACACTCCATGCACACCCTGTACAGCCACAGCACCCAGCCCTACCCCACCAGCGACTACAGCATCTTCGTGGCGGAGGTGGCCTCCACGGTCAACGAGATGCTGCTGCTGGAACACCTGATAAGGAACGCCAAGGACCCGAAGGAGAAGCTGTACCTGATCAACTACCAGCTGGACCAGATAAGGTCCACCCTCTACCGGCAGACCATGTTCGCCTCCTTCGAGCGGGAGGTGCACCGGCGCCACCAGGAGGGGGAGCCCACCAGCCCCAGGGAGCTCAGGGACCTATGGGGGAAGCTGAACCGCCGGTACCACGGACCAAACTTCCAGGTGGACCAGCGGATAACCATGGAGTGGGCCCGGATACCCCACTTCTACTCCCCCTTCTACGTCTTCCAGTACGCCACCGGCATATCCGCCGCCATATCCCTCTCGGAGGCGATACTGAAGGACCCCTCCGCCCGGGACCGGTACCTGAACATGCTCTCCCGGGGGGGCTCCGCCCATCCCATAGAGCTCCTGAAGGACGCGGGGGTGGACATGACATCCCCAAGGCCGGTGCTGGACGCCATAGGCCTATTCGATAGGCGGCTTGGCGAGATGGAGACCCTGCTGGACCAGGCGGGGAGATAG
- the feoB gene encoding ferrous iron transport protein B, whose protein sequence is MSAVWALAGNPNVGKTSLFNVLTGSRQKVGNWPGVTVERKEGRVRLSRGEAVVVDLPGIYGLGATSVDEQIASQFISQEEVKGVILVLDASCLDRSLYLALQIRERGKPVLCALNMVDLAEKRGIRVDLKALEGALGVRVVPTVARTGQGVEDLLRCLEEESLPGGTIQVDYGPELSTSLARLEGFLASHADKLPVSPQVGAVMAAEGDPRIWALLEDHREQLDQLVRRESLRLEEAMGMDLETALMERRWAMVSSIASRCVTFDPSAKASDSLDDRLDRIFTNRFLGLPLFLLVAWGMFKLTFALGTPLADRLDELFGSLGEWAGGVLQSAGASEILMSLVSDGIIGGIGSVLVFVPHIFILFALISVLEDSGYMARGAFVMDRVMRALGLHGKSFIPMLLGFGCSVPAMMATRILDSPRDRKIALLSIPFISCSARLPVLVLFAGAFFPHAAGNVVFGMYLLGMGVAILSAKLFSGTIFKGEPSQFIMELPPYRLPQPRAVIMSASTRAMAFVRKAGTFILGTVILIWALANLPLGVEYASEESLIGRLGSAIAPLLEPLGFGFWQAGVSLVFGFLAKEVVIGALGTVLGVGEEGLSSVLGGLFSPASALAFMVMTLLYVPCVAAMGTLYKESGSLKWALFGAVYSTSVGYLAALLTYRLALVMGL, encoded by the coding sequence ATGAGCGCCGTGTGGGCCCTGGCGGGCAACCCCAACGTGGGCAAGACGAGCCTCTTCAACGTGCTCACCGGCTCCCGCCAGAAGGTTGGAAACTGGCCGGGGGTGACGGTGGAGAGGAAGGAGGGGCGGGTCCGGCTCTCCCGGGGTGAGGCGGTGGTGGTGGACCTGCCGGGCATATACGGCCTGGGGGCCACGTCGGTGGACGAGCAGATCGCCAGCCAGTTCATCTCCCAGGAGGAGGTGAAGGGGGTCATCCTGGTGCTGGACGCCTCCTGCCTGGATAGGAGCCTGTACCTGGCCCTCCAGATTCGGGAGAGGGGCAAGCCGGTGCTCTGTGCCCTCAACATGGTGGACCTGGCGGAGAAGCGGGGCATAAGGGTGGACCTTAAGGCCCTGGAGGGGGCCCTGGGGGTCCGGGTGGTGCCCACCGTGGCCCGCACCGGCCAGGGGGTGGAGGATCTGCTCCGGTGTCTGGAGGAGGAGTCCCTGCCCGGAGGGACGATCCAGGTGGACTACGGCCCGGAGTTGTCCACCTCCCTGGCCAGGCTGGAGGGTTTCCTTGCCTCCCACGCGGACAAGCTCCCAGTGAGCCCCCAGGTGGGGGCGGTGATGGCCGCCGAGGGGGATCCCCGGATATGGGCCCTGCTGGAGGACCACCGGGAGCAACTGGACCAGCTGGTCAGGCGGGAGAGCCTGCGGCTGGAGGAGGCCATGGGCATGGACCTGGAGACCGCCTTGATGGAGCGCCGGTGGGCCATGGTTAGCTCCATCGCCTCCCGGTGCGTCACCTTCGACCCTTCCGCCAAGGCCTCCGACAGTCTGGACGACCGGCTGGACCGGATCTTCACCAACCGCTTCCTTGGGCTGCCCCTGTTCCTCCTGGTGGCCTGGGGGATGTTCAAGCTCACCTTCGCCCTGGGAACCCCCCTGGCGGACCGGCTGGACGAGCTCTTCGGCTCCCTGGGGGAGTGGGCCGGCGGGGTACTCCAATCCGCCGGGGCGTCGGAGATCCTCATGTCCCTGGTCTCCGACGGGATAATAGGAGGCATCGGGTCCGTGCTGGTCTTCGTGCCCCACATATTCATCCTCTTCGCCCTCATATCGGTTTTGGAGGACTCGGGCTACATGGCCCGGGGGGCCTTCGTGATGGACCGGGTGATGAGGGCCCTGGGCCTCCACGGCAAGAGCTTCATCCCCATGCTGCTGGGCTTCGGCTGTAGCGTGCCAGCCATGATGGCCACCCGGATCCTGGACAGCCCCAGGGACCGGAAGATAGCCCTGCTCTCCATACCGTTCATATCCTGCTCCGCCCGGCTGCCGGTGCTGGTCCTCTTCGCCGGCGCATTCTTCCCCCATGCGGCGGGGAACGTGGTGTTCGGCATGTACCTCTTGGGCATGGGGGTGGCCATCCTGTCCGCCAAACTCTTCTCGGGCACCATCTTCAAGGGGGAGCCCTCCCAGTTCATCATGGAGCTGCCCCCCTACCGGTTGCCCCAGCCTAGGGCGGTGATCATGAGCGCCTCCACGCGGGCCATGGCCTTCGTCCGGAAGGCGGGCACCTTCATCTTGGGCACGGTGATCCTCATCTGGGCCCTGGCGAACCTGCCCCTGGGTGTGGAGTACGCCTCGGAGGAGAGTCTCATCGGCCGCTTGGGCTCCGCCATAGCCCCCCTCCTGGAGCCCCTGGGCTTCGGCTTCTGGCAGGCGGGGGTCTCCCTGGTGTTCGGGTTCCTGGCCAAGGAGGTGGTGATAGGCGCCTTGGGCACCGTGCTGGGAGTGGGGGAGGAGGGACTCTCCTCCGTCCTGGGGGGCCTCTTCAGCCCCGCCAGCGCCCTGGCCTTCATGGTGATGACCCTCCTATACGTGCCATGCGTGGCCGCCATGGGGACCCTGTACAAGGAGAGCGGCAGCCTCAAGTGGGCCCTGTTCGGTGCGGTCTACAGCACCTCGGTGGGGTACCTGGCGGCCCTCCTGACCTACCGGCTGGCCCTGGTCATGGGTCTTTAA
- a CDS encoding rubrerythrin family protein, giving the protein MKTNENLMSAFAGESQANRKYLAFAKVAEKEGHRLAAKMFLAAAEAETIHAHAHLKAAGGIGDTASNLKSAVSGETYEFTQMYPPFIDEAKAEGRDEAVRTFTYANEAEKVHARLFQEVLDKLGTDDGDEFFVCTVCGHVHKGTSAPEQCPICGAKSAAYKMV; this is encoded by the coding sequence ATGAAGACCAACGAGAACCTCATGAGCGCCTTTGCGGGGGAGTCCCAGGCCAACCGTAAGTACCTGGCCTTCGCCAAGGTGGCGGAGAAGGAGGGGCATAGGCTGGCGGCCAAGATGTTCCTGGCGGCGGCGGAGGCGGAGACCATCCACGCCCATGCGCATCTCAAGGCGGCGGGGGGCATAGGGGACACCGCCTCCAACCTGAAGTCCGCGGTGAGCGGCGAGACTTACGAGTTCACCCAGATGTACCCCCCCTTCATCGACGAGGCCAAGGCGGAGGGCCGGGACGAGGCGGTGCGCACCTTCACCTACGCCAACGAGGCGGAGAAGGTTCACGCCAGGCTCTTCCAGGAGGTGCTGGACAAGCTGGGTACCGATGACGGGGACGAGTTCTTCGTCTGCACCGTGTGCGGCCACGTCCACAAGGGGACCAGCGCGCCGGAGCAGTGTCCCATCTGCGGCGCCAAGTCCGCCGCCTACAAGATGGTCTAG
- a CDS encoding ferrous iron transport protein A: MCPLSSAREGEELSVMRVSLDQHVARRLGEMGLVKGASVRLVSRDESSVVVSVGGSRLALGGQMARCIWVSPCAHRRP; this comes from the coding sequence ATGTGTCCGCTTTCTTCCGCCCGGGAGGGGGAGGAGTTGTCGGTCATGAGGGTGTCGCTGGACCAGCACGTGGCCCGGCGGCTCGGCGAGATGGGGCTGGTGAAGGGGGCCTCGGTGAGGCTGGTGAGCCGGGACGAGTCCTCGGTGGTGGTGTCCGTGGGGGGGAGCCGGCTGGCCCTGGGGGGGCAGATGGCCCGTTGCATATGGGTAAGCCCCTGTGCCCACCGGCGGCCCTGA
- a CDS encoding HD-GYP domain-containing protein — protein MNLQTSTPELDQSPWGAWRQSDPFRRYPVMWLLDGNTRLHSIRVMGIAVRIGRAAGLEGPRLETLSTAALLHDVGKVKVPEGVLLKGGVLNDHEKAMIQRHPVHSAEILSSEGFDPEVVEAVRHHHERFDGRGYPDGLSGNRIPLLSRIIALADSFDAMTSHRPYRRAMGVSQALGEIWHHRGDQFDPMLAELFVALFDERPLEGIPCDPHVPHRDLMHSVRVHREAC, from the coding sequence ATGAACCTTCAGACCTCGACCCCGGAGCTGGACCAGTCCCCCTGGGGGGCCTGGCGGCAGTCCGACCCCTTCCGGCGATACCCGGTGATGTGGCTCCTGGATGGGAACACTCGGCTCCACTCCATCCGGGTCATGGGGATCGCCGTCCGGATCGGCAGGGCCGCAGGCCTCGAGGGACCCCGGCTGGAGACCCTCTCCACTGCGGCGCTCCTCCACGACGTGGGGAAGGTGAAGGTCCCCGAGGGGGTTCTGCTCAAGGGGGGCGTCCTGAACGATCACGAAAAGGCCATGATCCAGCGTCACCCGGTCCACTCGGCGGAGATCCTCTCCTCCGAGGGGTTCGACCCGGAGGTGGTGGAGGCGGTGCGGCACCACCACGAGAGGTTCGACGGCCGGGGATACCCGGACGGCCTGTCGGGGAACCGGATCCCCCTCCTCTCCAGGATCATAGCCCTGGCGGACTCCTTCGACGCCATGACCTCCCACCGGCCATACCGGAGGGCCATGGGGGTCTCCCAGGCCCTGGGGGAGATATGGCACCACCGGGGGGACCAGTTCGACCCCATGCTGGCGGAGCTCTTCGTGGCCCTCTTCGACGAGAGACCCTTGGAGGGAATCCCCTGCGATCCCCATGTGCCCCACCGGGACCTGATGCACTCCGTCCGGGTCCACCGGGAGGCGTGCTAG